Below is a genomic region from Salmo salar chromosome ssa11, Ssal_v3.1, whole genome shotgun sequence.
CTCAAAGACAGAGACTGGTcccaagccactcctgcattgtcttggctgtgtgcttagggtcattgtcctgttggaaggtgaaccgtcaccccagtctgaggtcctgaccactctggagcagattttcattaaggatctctgtactttgctccattcatctttccctcgatcctgactagtctcctagtccctgccactgaaaaacatccccacagcatgttgccaccgcgcttcaccgtagggatggtgccaggtttcctccagacgtggcgcttggcattcagggcaaagagttcaattttggtttcatcagaccagaaaatcttgtttctcatggtctgagtcctttaggtgtctattggtaaactccaagcgggctgtcatgtgccttttactgaggagtggcttccgtctggccactctaccataaaggcctgattggtggagtgctgcagagatgggagaaactttcaGAAGAaaaaccatctccacagaagaactctggagctctgtcagtgaccaagttcttggtcacctccctgagcaaggcccttctcccccaattgctcagtttggccaggaagccagctcttggaagagtcttggtggttccaaacttcttctatttaagaatagaggtcactgtgttcttggggaccttcaatgctgcagacatttttttgttacccttcaccacatctgtgcctcaacacaaaccttgaccccatggcttggtttttgctctgacatgcactgtcaactgtgggaccttatatagacaggtgtgcctttccaaatcatgtccaaacaatttaatttaccacaggtggactccaatcaagttaaagcaacatttcaaggatgatcaacggaaggaaacaggatgcacaattgagtcccatagcaaagggtctgaatactcacgtAAAAAGTCAAGCCATACCAGTAACTTTTGTCCAAAGAAAATGAACCTTCTACAGTTTGAGTAAACTTAAAACCTGATGTTTTTTTCTGACAAAATGTGACAATTGAGCAGTTGGGTAAAACGGATTGTAAAGCTTCTAGTACCTGCTGTGACTGAGTGTAGCTATAGCTAGCCATGCCCTCTTGTGGTGAGCCAGCACAAGATCCTCCCTCTTCAATGGTCTGTAAAGGCAGGCAAAAAAATGGAGACAGGAATGCAATCAAACCAATCAACCCCAATAAAATCAAGTAAGTTGACATGAATGTGAAATTATACAATACATCCCACATGTGAAATTAACTATAGTTATTAAAAGTTTCAACAAAAAAGCAAGTGAAGAGTACCAGGTTGGCAGTGGACTCTGCCGCAGCATACACAGATGGGCTCTGGAACCCTGTGTCTGCAAGATGATTTAAAAAGACAATTGTGAACTTTTATCCATATTGTACAATGGGTCTTCAAATTGTGAGCCTTCACTGTTGCCAAATGACAGAATCAGTTGGGAAACGGAATAGCCCAATTTGTCTCTCCCTAACGTAAATCTGTTAAAAATGCATCTGCAGATAATAAAATGGTGGACATGGACCGTCCTAAAATCTCACAAGCAGGTGATGTCAACACACTCACCTTCACCAGTATAGATGTACTCCTCTGAATAttcacctgagacacacacaccacggatttaacatttacattccgactcaaaacaaatacatttttgtaATCAAGACGGCGTCACTGGACAGGCTGGCCTACCTTGGTCGTCACCATTGCTCCTCTCGTCAGCGTCCTCCTCTGATGAGGTCATGGCCTGTTTGCCAGATGTGGGGATGGGGCTCGGCCCCTGCTGCACCCAGTATGTAGGGAGTGCTGGAACCATGGGGTTTGCTACAGTCTGTCCCTAAAGAGACAGTTACAAAAGCAGACAGCAGGTTGACTTGAATACTCCAGTTGAATACTAATGCTCCCAACTATCAAAGTCTGTTGCCTGAGGGCTTCTGGGCTACATAGTTACCGACAAGGGAGGGAAGGCAGTTTCATCTCCCCCCTCAATCTCGTAGAAGGTGATTGTTCCTTCCATTTCCTGTGCCATTTCCTGTGCCTCCTGTCCAGCCTCGGGGACGTAGCTGAACTGGCACTCCTTGTTGATAGCAGGGATCTGGCGCCTGCTTCGGCTGCAAGAGCTCAAATGAATATACCTACTTTTATAACCACAACACCCCATCATGTCGTACCATGGCTACATTCTCTATGGGCAGGGCCACCGGTAATATTCAAAGTTACTATAGCTCAAATTGCTCATTCTGCTTAACATCGCTAAGAAGACGATAAAAGGCGTATTACCGTGACCTGAATGAGTAGTTGTCGAAGCTGTGGTAGCAGCGTTTTCCTGAGTGAGGGTAGTATGTCATCTCCGGCCCAACGAGGGGATGACTGTTCAGGAAACGGGCTGAACTTCTGAACAGAACCCAGATTGGCAACAGcatagataccaacagaataTAATCAACGGTAAGCAATATGACCTTCAGTAATGGTGAAGTACAGCAGCAGTGTAAATGGTGTTTTAGAGTGATATTTGTCAAACTTGCCATTTGACAATTTAAAAGCACACCGACCTGGGCGGGCCATATCCTCGAGGGGGCCTGGGTGGAAGATGAGGCCGGTAGTGTTCATAGGGCATTGTCTCTGGTGGTGGTGCATGCATGCCAGGGGCGCGCCCAGGGTGTATGCCGCCAGGGCCTGATTGAAAGCGGGGAGGCAGGCCAGACACCATCAGCATCTCCTTCCCTCTGGGTTTCTTAAAGAAACGCCGCCGGCCCCGCAACTCCGAATCTAACAGACAGAAGGGCTAACAGTTGTACAGGTCTTCAATGGTCCAAGGCCAATACGATGTTCActgctatttaaaaaaatatataattactaAGACCATCTAACGGTTAAAGGGCATACTGACCCATCTCTCCAGGATACTGCTCAGGCCGGCTGTATGATGGTCCCTTGCGGCTCGGGGTGATGTTCCAGGCAGGGACAGGGTTCACAGGCTTGAAGTTAGTCAGAGACACAAGATGTCTGAAAGTGGTGGGGTATAGTGAGGTCTCATAAACCTAATATTGAAAAGAGCACTGTCTTTATGGTAAaccactgcatctatcatactgtatgacAACCATTTGGgatggtacatttacattttagtcatctagcagactcctatccagagtgacttccagtgcattcatcttaagatagctaggtgggacaaccacatacagtaagcacattttcctcaataaagtagctatcagcagtcagagctagtaaggggGAAAAGTAGTCAAGTGTTAGTTCACAAAAGCCTTTTGCGggcgggggggtgggggggcattTCAGAAGTTGAGCAAGGACTCTGCTTcaaggggaagctggttccataATTGGGGTGCTAAGACAGAGAAGCACTTGTACTGGGTtgagtgggagggccaagagatcagaggtggcagaacggagtactcgggttggggtaTAGATTTGGAGCAAAGCCTGacagtagggaggggcagttcctcttacTGCTCTAATACAAGAATGTGCCAGAAAACTAAAATAAGCACACGTTGATGGGTGCTGTGTAGAAGTGCCTATGTGTAAGTCAGTTCAATTGGGGTGTTTTTAAAGGGACAGGTATCTCACTTTTCTCCAAGCTCTTCGATGAACACTGTCACAGCGCTGGGGTGAGTGCCCACCTCCTGAATGAAGGCATTGTAATACTTCCCTTTGGGGTCTAGACGAACCTGCATGGAAGACATGGGCTAACCTTATCATtgagtatttttattttattgcaaAACAATCTTAATTTAGTGGATAAATTGGATTACTGTACCTGACACTTGTCTCCCAAGAAGTATTGTCTTCCAGCAAACACCATGTAATCAGTTTTCTGCATCTCTGTTTCAGAGAAACGATATGCCATTCCAGAACACCCAATTATACAACTGCTCTACATTAAGAAATGAATGTACGGTATAATCATATCAaccccacagataaaaggtctgCTCTGTGTGAATCTTGTCGTTTATGACCAATGTCTCATGATTAATTCAGCAGTTCCACGTTACCACAATAAACTCCAACAGAAGGGGGCCACATGGCATACCTCTGCGACTGTCATGCCATACGTCAAACTGGACATTTCTGTACATCTCAGAATCCAGTGCTTTGAGCACCTTGTACGGGAGAGAGAGTTTTGCTGGTGCATCTGGAGTCTTAGGAAGAGAAAGAAACTGGATGTGTATTCCTAGAATCTAGTCTTcctcaaaaaaaaataaaaaaataaaatggtatAAACTACAACAATAGACGCTTTAGAAAAAGTTGTCACCTTTGCTTCCTCTGCTCCAGGTCGGGCTTTGTCCTCTGTGCGATTGTGCCCATTGAACTCCCAATCATCCCTACAAGAAAGTAAAGAGTGTAGAAAAATTGTACTTTACAAAAACCTGATAAACAAAATTCATACAATGACTACATTACAATATACACGGAGTGTACtaaacattaagaatacctgctctttacattacagactgaccaggtgaaagctatgatccccttcatctacacagattTTGAAGTGGACGAGACATGTTAAAGGatctttaagccttgagacatgggattgtgtgtgtgccattcagagggtgaatgggcaagacaaaagatttaaatgcctttgaacggggtatggtagtaggtgccaggtgcaccggtatGTATCAAGAACTGAAATGTTGCTGGGTTTTCCCCCGCGCATCAAGaacagtccaccacccaaagaacaaccagccaactgtgggaagaattggagtgaacatgggccagcatccctgtggaacgccttcgacaccttgtagagtccatgccccgacgaattgagactATTTGGAGGGCAAAAGGGTGCAACTCAAAATTAGgacagtgttcctaatgttttgtaaactcagtgtatagACGCTTTGGTGAATTTATGCATACTGTAGTTGGGTCGTTCCACGACATGAGTCCCTTTTGGGTAAAGTAacgtggtttaaaaaaaatacaataaagaaATACGTTTTATTTCACCTAATTTGAACATAATAAAAAACATGTTGTTTTCCTACAtcaagatgtaaaaaaaaaaaaataaaataaaaaaaaaagactagtaagtgccaaataaaagtaacagggttgatgtgttCATCTTAAACATCAGCCATTAGTCCCCTTGTGATAAGGGGAAATGGAAGCTTGTGTGCAATAGGAATGGGCAAATGAATGAAAGCTTCACAAAACGTGTGTTACGCTCAGgccactcagttttccaccacaaagaGTAAAACCAGCTCATACTTGTACACAacgatttgactattagatgttgtATGTTTCTTTAGGAAACCATATTACAAAccgggttgaccttaaaatgaggcacaagtttttttttttgttttttttaaccttaaaatgaatcactaataaaaaattaatttaaaaaaaaaaagaacacacTGAACAAAGCATGAAAATGCAACATGTTAGAAGTGTTGGGCCCATGTTTCATGAATTGAAATAAAAAGACCACAGAAATTTtccagcttatttctctcaaatgttgtttacatccctgttagtgaacatttctcctttgccgagATACTCCAGCCACCTGACCTGtgtggcatgatcattacacaggtgcagacCCTTTTCCAGCACACGACAGACGTCGCACGCATCTCTAGGCGGCATCAAGAAAACCATCGCCATCCCATCCAACATCCTAGAGTTCCGGTTATATTACAAAATATCTTTGGGGTTCACATATGCTTACACTGTTTTTTAGCTGCCGTTCTATAAGAACTCCTTGTTCTGCCACAAACTTGCACGCGTCGCCCTCGTGCGGCAATGTTTTCAAACAGAAAAGGGTCTATAATTATTTTTTgaaacctttaactaggcaagtccgttaaaaacaaaattcttatttacaatgacggcctaccttgtccaaaccctaacgacacaaggccaattgtgcgcctccctatgggactcccaatcacaaccttttgtgatacagcctggaatcaaaccagggtctgtagtgacacctctcgcACTGACGTGCagagccactcaggaggcccatataaaaaaggccactaaaatctGCAGTGTTGTTTCACAACACAATGTGACagtgacatgctgactgcaggaatgttcaccagagctgttcccAGAGAATTTaacgttaatttctctaccatcaactgcctccaacgtcgttttagagaatttggcaatacgtccaactggcctcacaaatcACAGAatacatgtaaccacgccagcccaggacctctacatccggcTTCTTAAGCTGCAGGATCGTCAAACCAGCCACCTGaataaactgtgggtttgcacaaccaaagaatttcagcacaaactgtcagaaacagtctcagggaagctcatctgcatgctcgttgtcctcacaagggttttgacctgactgcagttccaGCGTCGTaaacaacttcagtgggcaaatgctcaccttcaatggccactggagaagttctcttcacagatgaatcccggttataactgtaccaggcagatggaaAACAGTGTGTACGgcatcatgtgggcgagcggtttgctgacgtcaacattgtgaacagagtgcctcatggtggaggtggggttatggtatgggcaggcataagctacagacaacgaacacaattgcattttaatcaaaggcaatttcaatgcacagagataccgtgacaagatcctgaggcccaatgTCATGCCTTTCAtcacgtttcagcatgataatgcacagctccatattacaaggatctgtacacaattcctggaagctgaaaatgtctcagcTCCTCAATGGCCTGCATTCTCATCCGacacgtcacccattgagcatgttttggaTGCTCTCAATTGATGTGTACGACTGtgttctagaggtcgaccgattaattagggccgatttcaagttttcgtaACAATcggaaatcatttttttttttttagacctttatttaactaggcaagtcagttaagaacacattcttattctcaatgacggcctaggaacggtgggttaactgccttgttatggggcagaacgacagatttttaccttgtcagctcggggattcaatcttgcaaccttacggttaactagtccaaagctctaactacctgctttacattgcactccatgaggagcctgcctgttacgcgaatgcagtaagaagccaaggtaagttgctagctagcattaaacttatcttataagaaacaatcaatcataatcactagttaactacacatggttgatgatattactagtttatctagcctgtcctgcgttgcatataatcgcttaggtacacgttgctccaaccataaacatcaatgcctttcttaaaatcaatacacaagtatatatttttaaccctgcatatttagttaatattgcctgctaacatcaatttcttttaactagggaaaatgtgtcacttctcttgcaaacagagtcagggtatatgcagcagtttgggccgcctggctcgttgcgaactgtgagactatttcttcctaacaaagacagccgacttcgccaaacgggggatgatttaacaaaagcacatttgcgaaaaaagcacaatcgttgcacgactgtacctaaccataaacatcaatgcctttcttaaaatcaatacacagaagtatatatttttaaacctgcatgtttagctaaaagaaatccaggttagcggGCAAtcttaaccaggtgaaattgtgtcattttgcgttcattacacgcagagtcagggtatatgcaacagtttgggtcgcctggctcgttgcgaactaatttgccagaattttacgtaattatgacataacattgaaggttgtgcaatgtaacaggaatatttagacttagggatgccacccgttagatgaaatacggaacggttccgtatttcactgacagaaaAAACGTTTGagatatggtcgaatccggaaactattaatgacctaaggctcgtatttctgtgtgttatgttataattaagtctgatttgatagagtagtctgagcgatggtaggcagcagcaggctcgtaagcattcattcaaacagcactttcgtgcgtttgccagcagcccttcgcaatgcattgtgctgtttatgacttcaagcctgtcaactcccaagattaggctggtgtaaccgatgtgaaatggctagctagttagccgggtgagcgctaatagcgtttcaaacgtcactcgctctgagacttggagtagtttttccccttgctctacatgggtaacgctgcttcgagggtggctgttgtcgatgtgttcctggttcgagcccaggtaggagcgaggagagggacggaagctatactgttaacactggcaatactaaagtgcctataagaacatccaatagtatatgaaatacaaatcgtatagagagaaatagtcctataataactacaacctaaaacttcttacctgggaatattgaagactcatgtcaaaaggaaccaccagctttcatatgttctcatgttctgagcaaggaacttaaacgttagctttcttacatggcacatattgcacttttactttcttctccaacactttgtttttgcattatttaaaccaaattgaacatgtttcattatttatttgaggctaaattgattttatttatgtattatattaaggtaAAAtttgtgttcattcagtattgttgtaattgtcattcttacaaaaaaaaacaaataattatatatatatatattttttttttaaatcggctgATTTAAAATCGGTCTAGGCTTTTttgggccctccaataatcggtatcggcattgaaaaaatcataaatcggtcgacctctagtgtgttccagttcccggcaatatccagcaactttgcacagccattaacGAGTGGGGCAACactccacaatcaacagcctgatcaactctacatAAACGAGATGTTaccctgcatgaggcaaatggtggtcgcaCCAGATTCTGATCTACACTTACCTTTATTTTTTTCAATGTatataataatcttcagaaatgactgtcaAAGCAAGAAAATAATTAGGGATTTAAAATGCTAAAACATGGACATTTTGGGATGAAGTGTGTTCATTTTCCTAGAAGTCAGATGGTACACAgaaggacatgtcaaaatgctgaattttggcactttagcaagtctttagtTATTAAAAACATGATGTATTGAattttccatgtggtctatattaaaaggGGCACTTAATGTAACAGGCCTTTAAAactcaatattggtgcacaagtccaacttaaaatatcaaagggatgcaaaagggACTCATTTTGTGGAATGACCCAAGTAACTAGACTTAGGTTTAATGTGGAGGGCTTTATGGAAATCAAAAGTGGTGTGCAGAGCACAACCTCACCTCAGAGTCTGACCCCTGTCCTCAGGGGTGTCATAGCCTGCGTCCTCACTGCACACCGACAGGCTGTTCCTATAGCGACGACCTCCGCCATGGAACCCTTCCAAGGCTCCTTGCACCTCCGCCTCGCCGACACCAAGGACTTGTGTGTACAGCAGCTCATACAACAGAGCTGGATCCAGTTGAAGAAAAAGGTTATACATTTCCTATTCACTACACATGAAAGTACTGATCATTTAAAATATTGACTAACTAAAATAAATGAGTAGCCAATTATAGGACTTAGAGTGAAGATTTATCCAGTGCTGTGGAGCTGGTGGACGGAGCTATAGGACAGGCTCATTGAAATGGCTAGAATGGAATTGAGTCAAACAGGTGGTTTCCTTACCGTTGTCGTGTATGACACTGTTCCATCTATACCATTCTAGCCATTACAATGACTCCATCTTCAAATAACTCCTcctaccagcctccactgatttctCTGAATTCTGATGAGTGAAAGTACAGACCTTGACACAGAGCTGCGTGGATGGGGTAGTTCCTGGGGTATACAACATCGTAGTGGCCATTGTTGGAGCAACACAGCAGAATCTACAACAGTCAGAGAGCAGAATAGTGTGAAGTGTAATGCATTTTTACTCTTAACCATTCAAATGGTaaagatcccccccccccaaaatcaaaTTGTCtacagcaggtattcccaaactgccgtcgggggtacgccaaataatgtgattcacattttttttaataaaaaaataaaatgatttTTGCCtttacattttcaaacagtccatttacacGAGCCGTGTTGTAACAAACACTTATTCTTAATGTATGGtatagtgtgtgttggtgtgtggcaggcttacaatgatggcaaaaaaacaacatttgagagtgctggtgctagagggggtacgcagccgGAGGATGAATGTTTGAAGGGCTAATGggactaaaaaaaaatgtttgggaaAATTTGGTCTACAGAATAGAGAACGAACTAAGAGAGAAAAAGAAGTAGAGACTTAAGCATGacttgctgttttttttttcctgATTCAATGAACGAAGTAGACCAAACCCAGCTGCTATtgcattggtgtctatgggagacACACCAAGTTACCTAGACTGGAACTGACTTTTTTTGTTGCTTCCAATGGTAAGCAGCCTGAATTAACCCCATCTTTCATTTATATACACCATCTTTGGCTGTAGTCTTCTCAAATTATAAAATGAGAGCAGTACCATCTAGAGGACAAACCAAAGCACACTACAAATGTATGTGAACAccagctcgtcaaacatctcattcgaaaatcatgggcattaataggagttggtcccccctttgctgctataacagcctccactcttctgggaaggctttccgctagatgttggaacattgctgcgaggactcATTCcagtcagccacaagagcattagtgaggtcggcactgatgttgagcgattacGCCTGGCTCGTAGTCGAGTTTCAATTCAAAGattgatggggttgaagtcagggctctttgcaggctagtcaagttcttccacacagatctctaaaccatttctgtatggacctcgctttttttgcacaggggcattgtcatactgaaacaggaaagggccttccccaaactgtttccacaaagttggaagcgcagaatcatctagaatgtcgtatgctgtagcgttaacatttcccttcactggaactatggggcctagcctgaaccattaaaaacagccccagatcattaatccttctccaccaaactttagttggcactatacattggggcaggtagcgttctcctggtatccgccaaacccagatttgtccttcGGACTGACAGataaagtgtgattcatcactccagggaaggtgtttccactgctccagagtccaatggcggcgagctttacaccactctagctgacgcttggcattgcacatggcgatcttaggcttgtatCCGCCCGCTCAGCCATGGTAAGCCTTtgcatgaagctcccgatgaacagtgccgatgttgcttccagaggcagttttgaactctagtgagtgttgcaaccgaggacagacgatttttacacgctaagtgcttcagcactctgcggtcccattctgtgagtttgtgtactaccactttgcggctgaaccgttgttgctcctagacgtttccacttcacaataacagcacttacagttgactggggcggctccagcagggcagacattttacaaactgacttgttggaaaggtggcatcctatgatagtgtcacgttgaaagtcacttgagcacttcagtacgggccattctactgacaatgtttgtctatggagattgcatggctgggtGCTCAACTTTATACAcgcgtcagcaacgggtgtggctgaaatagccaacttcactaatttgaaggggtgtccacatacttctgtatatataGTTTATTACACGGCATCACCCCCTATCCACACACCTGGTTCAATTAGCAACCTGGTTCAGTTTTGCCTGGTAATTACTTCATTAGTCAGGCATTTGGGATGCTTCCGGGCCTGGGCTCAGTGAAGAACCACACTTACCTTCTCCATGTAGTCTACTTCAGTTATCTCTGTTGGTGGCTTCCCAGGATACCTGTATACAAGGAAGCACCGCCTGCCACATGGCCAACACCAACTTATTTCAGGTTACATTAAATTGCAATTCACATAAATCTAATTCTCCATATAACATTTGACAATATCCTGTCAGCCAACACAAAAGGTTGTACAATGTGGCAGGTGATGTTTAACTGATAACACATTGTGCAGCACTTACCTGTACAACGACGACAAAGCCTTTATCTCAACTTGGCCAGTGGTTTCCTGGAGAAAAACATATTTAACAATATGTACGTGACCCTTCTTCATACGGTCTATGGTCTGAATCTGACCCATGGCTTGTGCAATGTGCTTTTATAACATGTAGTTCTATAAACATACCTTGGGGTCCTCCAGACGTTCCAGATACTTCTCAAACGACCCTTCAACAAACTAGGAGATAAAGCATGCCATTAGACTTTGATTTTAAGCGATTAGTGCTATctggaatccttgggacgtccctacccctaAACATTTTAAAGTCAACTTACAGGTTCAAAGTTGCATCGGTTCTCTCTCATGAAGGTGACACAGTCTTTCCTTATCTTTTGATGGTAATTCTGAGAGTAATACATCTGGGAGGAAAGAAATCATTACATTGTGCACCTTTATTTCATATTCGACAATCTCCTCTTTGCGCCCTGGAGCATAGCGTCGTGCAATTCATATTTTAACTCTGGCCTCAACAATAATTTCAGTCAGCCAAATGAACCATAGCCGAAGATGAACAGGctactagcggttctgggggaaggggcagtgcccctgtgacaacaattttggacccccttgtggcccccctaaatgtggagtatgaaataattttgacataacatttttgctatcgttctttttttacatccgttattagacagtggcaacgcggaagaTGGTATTTTGCcagctaatgcctgcaatgcagtg
It encodes:
- the LOC106563668 gene encoding putative bifunctional UDP-N-acetylglucosamine transferase and deubiquitinase ALG13 isoform X6 — translated: MFIFYAESYEVLHIYSFFIYNILKMQKALKKYFVNMDEYLASIGLYRKMMARDASCLFRAVSEQMYYSQNYHQKIRKDCVTFMRENRCNFEPFVEGSFEKYLERLEDPKETTGQVEIKALSSLYSWCWPCGRRCFLVYRYPGKPPTEITEVDYMEKILLCCSNNGHYDVVYPRNYPIHAALCQALLYELLYTQVLGVGEAEVQGALEGFHGGGRRYRNSLSVCSEDAGYDTPEDRGQTLRDDWEFNGHNRTEDKARPGAEEAKTPDAPAKLSLPYKVLKALDSEMYRNVQFDVWHDSRREMQKTDYMVFAGRQYFLGDKCQVRLDPKGKYYNAFIQEVGTHPSAVTVFIEELGEKHLVSLTNFKPVNPVPAWNITPSRKGPSYSRPEQYPGEMDSELRGRRRFFKKPRGKEMLMVSGLPPRFQSGPGGIHPGRAPGMHAPPPETMPYEHYRPHLPPRPPRGYGPPRSSARFLNSHPLVGPEMTYYPHSGKRCYHSFDNYSFRSRRQIPAINKECQFSYVPEAGQEAQEMAQEMEGTITFYEIEGGDETAFPPLSGQTVANPMVPALPTYWVQQGPSPIPTSGKQAMTSSEEDADERSNGDDQGEYSEEYIYTGEDTGFQSPSVYAAAESTANLTIEEGGSCAGSPQEGMASYSYTQSQQVVVKSAVMPAQALTTAPAAIFTSSSSSSQTPPAPIASPSNYPQGAPMPPHAMGRQVSSIQVPPSSPWFVNEMGEAVSTTPPPPYSYDPNGNDLPRDGKVLQYYFNLGVQWYQQSYWHSMVQMQQAYQQPNAEQQFQSYSGAPPPSDHTVPQSYPETGRAGPDGQGDVLANGTPLAMDPPSAGAPGTVFYPLVQDQCSQPPLHTYEPYVPMLSATYHYLTPWNSGPAQPHVHASYCPSNHPVNYVTAPTHPGHFIPPSM
- the LOC106563668 gene encoding putative bifunctional UDP-N-acetylglucosamine transferase and deubiquitinase ALG13 isoform X1, which translates into the protein MFIFYAESYEVLHIYSFFIYNILKMQKALKKYFVNMDEYLASIGLYRKMMARDASCLFRAVSEQMYYSQNYHQKIRKDCVTFMRENRCNFEPFVEGSFEKYLERLEDPKETTGQVEIKALSSLYSWCWPCGRRCFLVYRYPGKPPTEITEVDYMEKILLCCSNNGHYDVVYPRNYPIHAALCQALLYELLYTQVLGVGEAEVQGALEGFHGGGRRYRNSLSVCSEDAGYDTPEDRGQTLRDDWEFNGHNRTEDKARPGAEEAKTPDAPAKLSLPYKVLKALDSEMYRNVQFDVWHDSRREMQKTDYMVFAGRQYFLGDKCQVRLDPKGKYYNAFIQEVGTHPSAVTVFIEELGEKHLVSLTNFKPVNPVPAWNITPSRKGPSYSRPEQYPGEMDSELRGRRRFFKKPRGKEMLMVSGLPPRFQSGPGGIHPGRAPGMHAPPPETMPYEHYRPHLPPRPPRGYGPPRSSARFLNSHPLVGPEMTYYPHSGKRCYHSFDNYSFRSRSCSRSRRQIPAINKECQFSYVPEAGQEAQEMAQEMEGTITFYEIEGGDETAFPPLSGQTVANPMVPALPTYWVQQGPSPIPTSGKQAMTSSEEDADERSNGDDQGEYSEEYIYTGEDTGFQSPSVYAAAESTANLTIEEGGSCAGSPQEGMASYSYTQSQQVVVKSAVMPAQALTTAPAAIFTSSSSSSQTPPAPIASPSNYPQGAPMPPHAMGRQVSSIQVPPSSPWFVNEMGEAVSTTPPPPYSYDPNGNDLPRDGKVLQYYFNLGVQWYQQSYWHSMVQMQQAYQQPNAEQQFQSYSGAPPPSDHTVPQSYPETGRAGPDGQGDVLANGTPLAMDPPSAGAPGTVFYPLVQDQCSQPPLHTYEPYVPMLSATYHYLTPWNSGPAQPHVHASYCPSNHPVNYVTAPTHPGHFIPPSM